Proteins found in one Butyrivibrio proteoclasticus B316 genomic segment:
- a CDS encoding PIN domain-containing protein translates to MKIYLDNCCFNRILDDRSYPIIYLERNSVMLILELAEAKRIEIIGSEMLRKEISDTPSYMKREKLALMYSLCSSEIKVTENIVDRAIEIRDNSNIRTKDSIHLACAEAAKADVFLTTDKKFMNNANRIPAKIKVKNPTEWLMEVIS, encoded by the coding sequence ATGAAAATATATTTGGATAACTGTTGCTTCAACAGAATTTTAGATGATCGAAGCTACCCAATAATATACCTTGAAAGAAACTCAGTTATGCTTATTCTTGAACTGGCCGAAGCAAAACGCATAGAAATCATTGGGAGTGAAATGCTAAGAAAAGAAATAAGCGACACTCCTAGTTATATGAAACGAGAAAAACTTGCTTTAATGTACAGTCTTTGTTCGTCCGAAATAAAAGTTACAGAAAACATTGTTGATAGAGCTATAGAAATAAGAGACAATAGCAATATTAGAACAAAAGACAGCATTCATCTTGCCTGCGCTGAAGCGGCAAAAGCGGATGTATTCTTAACAACGGATAAGAAATTTATGAATAATGCTAACAGGATTCCAGCGAAAATCAAGGTTAAGAATCCTACAGAGTGGTTAATGGAGGTAATATCATGA